In Candidatus Eisenbacteria bacterium, the following are encoded in one genomic region:
- a CDS encoding DUF2087 domain-containing protein: MDGETFKRRLVSLCMKDLPGLPKKEEDRHVLLKSIVLTMNPQKEYSHKELQEILIEWLEGVGRSVGSDHAALRREMVDDGFLTRDPAGTTYKINSQAPVNSAFDETVESIDTVAAVEEGRRLKAEKKRQFMQTKQGKGASG, from the coding sequence ATGGATGGAGAGACATTCAAACGAAGGCTTGTTTCACTCTGTATGAAAGACCTGCCAGGTTTACCAAAAAAAGAAGAAGACCGGCATGTACTGCTGAAAAGCATCGTTTTGACGATGAATCCCCAAAAGGAATACTCGCACAAAGAACTTCAGGAGATACTCATCGAATGGCTCGAGGGTGTCGGCCGGTCTGTCGGATCGGATCACGCCGCCCTGCGGCGCGAGATGGTCGATGACGGATTTCTCACCCGCGATCCGGCCGGGACGACGTACAAGATAAATTCCCAGGCGCCGGTAAACAGCGCGTTCGATGAAACCGTCGAATCGATCGATACCGTTGCCGCGGTGGAAGAGGGCAGGCGGCTTAAAGCGGAAAAGAAGCGGCAGTTCATGCAGACGAAACAGGGTAAAGGCGCGAGCGGCTGA
- a CDS encoding PhzF family phenazine biosynthesis protein: MNLPIYQIDAFTESCFGGNPAGVVLLDEEMPDYIQQAIAAENNLSETAFVLPNGSNYKLRWFTPTMEIDLCGHATLASAFVLYNEGRAASDKICFETQSGLLTVTKSGDYLYLNFPARPAKPASVEPDLVKALGAKPSEVHLARDLMAVFDSASEIVEMEPDFQAIAALEAFSVIVTAPGDDVDFVSRFFVPKGGINEDPVTGSAHCTLIPYWAKRLNKNELTARQVSARGGDLLCKLEGDRVIIGGQAVEYMRGEIVC, from the coding sequence ATGAATCTTCCAATCTACCAAATCGACGCTTTCACCGAGAGTTGTTTTGGAGGCAATCCCGCAGGGGTCGTCCTCCTTGATGAAGAGATGCCCGATTACATCCAACAGGCCATTGCCGCGGAAAACAATCTTTCCGAGACGGCATTCGTTCTGCCGAATGGTTCAAATTACAAGCTGCGGTGGTTTACTCCGACAATGGAGATTGATCTTTGCGGGCATGCGACTCTGGCGTCGGCTTTCGTTCTCTACAATGAGGGACGCGCCGCCAGCGACAAGATATGTTTTGAAACGCAAAGCGGTCTCCTGACAGTGACAAAATCCGGGGATTATCTATACCTGAATTTCCCCGCGAGACCGGCGAAACCCGCCTCCGTGGAACCCGATTTGGTAAAGGCGCTGGGCGCCAAGCCGAGTGAAGTTCATCTCGCGCGCGATCTCATGGCGGTATTCGATTCGGCATCCGAAATTGTGGAGATGGAGCCCGATTTTCAAGCCATCGCCGCACTGGAGGCCTTTTCCGTCATTGTAACCGCCCCGGGCGATGACGTCGATTTTGTCTCCCGTTTCTTTGTGCCGAAGGGGGGTATCAATGAGGATCCGGTGACGGGGTCGGCGCATTGCACATTGATCCCCTATTGGGCCAAAAGGTTGAACAAAAATGAGCTGACGGCGCGACAGGTTTCCGCCCGCGGCGGCGATCTCCTTTGCAAGCTTGAGGGAGATCGTGTCATTATCGGCGGCCAGGCAGTCGAGTATATGCGCGGCGAGATTGTTTGTTAA
- a CDS encoding methyltransferase domain-containing protein, whose amino-acid sequence MTDSDSANSLGERNYTPFADRYAAAVETKPHNAYLERPATLSLLPPVRNKRVLDAGCGPGHNSEWLLEQGALVKSVDVTPRFVEIARRRLGNRVDVRQADLNEPLEFPDGSFDLVLCSLVFDYIPDLSKPLGEFYRLLAQSGILVFSMGHPTNDVRLFPDRDYFSTELKAWTWTGFGEPNPVVEWYCRPLSEILNPLAETGFRFDKILEMQPTKEYRAADPEEYERLMRKPSFLCIRAVKG is encoded by the coding sequence ATGACGGATAGTGACAGCGCGAATTCACTCGGCGAGCGGAATTATACCCCCTTCGCCGATCGCTACGCCGCCGCGGTCGAAACAAAACCGCATAATGCTTATCTGGAACGGCCGGCGACGCTGTCGCTTCTGCCTCCGGTTAGGAACAAGAGAGTCCTGGATGCGGGATGCGGCCCCGGTCACAACTCCGAATGGCTTCTCGAACAGGGCGCCCTCGTTAAATCCGTCGATGTCACACCGAGATTTGTTGAAATCGCCCGCCGCAGGCTTGGGAACCGCGTCGATGTCAGACAAGCGGATCTGAACGAACCCCTGGAATTTCCGGACGGCTCTTTCGATCTTGTGCTCTGCTCCCTGGTATTTGATTACATTCCCGACCTTAGCAAGCCTCTTGGCGAGTTTTACCGGCTGCTGGCTCAATCCGGTATCCTGGTCTTCTCCATGGGCCATCCGACCAATGATGTTCGTCTCTTCCCCGATCGCGATTACTTTTCCACCGAACTCAAAGCGTGGACTTGGACGGGATTCGGCGAGCCGAATCCGGTTGTGGAATGGTATTGCCGGCCCTTGAGTGAAATCTTGAATCCCCTGGCCGAGACGGGCTTCAGATTCGATAAGATTCTGGAGATGCAACCGACCAAGGAATATAGGGCGGCCGACCCAGAAGAATACGAACGGCTCATGCGAAAACCATCGTTCCTCTGTATCAGGGCTGTTAAGGGATGA